One Pseudomonas abieticivorans genomic region harbors:
- the trxB gene encoding thioredoxin-disulfide reductase: MSEVRHSRVIILGSGPAGYSAAVYAARANLKPLLITGMQAGGQLTTTTEVDNWPGDVHGLTGPALMDRMREHAERFETEIVFDHINSVDLAGKPFSLTGDSGVYTCDALIIATGASARYLGLPSEEAFMGKGVSACATCDGFFYRNKPVAVVGGGNTAVEEALYLANIASKVTLVHRRETFRAEKILIDKLHARVAEGKIELKLNSTLDEVLGDNMGVTGARLKNNDGSFDELKVDGVFIAIGHTPNTGLFEGQLALKDGYMVVAGGREGNATATSVEGVFAAGDVADHVYRQAITSAGAGCMAALDVERYLDGLANAQF; encoded by the coding sequence ATGTCTGAAGTCCGCCACTCCCGAGTCATCATTCTCGGTTCCGGCCCTGCCGGTTATAGCGCTGCCGTCTATGCCGCGCGTGCCAACCTCAAGCCGCTGCTGATCACCGGCATGCAGGCGGGTGGCCAACTGACCACCACCACCGAAGTCGACAACTGGCCCGGTGACGTGCACGGCCTGACTGGCCCGGCGCTGATGGATCGCATGCGCGAACACGCCGAGCGTTTCGAAACCGAAATCGTCTTCGACCACATCAATTCCGTGGACCTGGCCGGCAAACCGTTCAGCCTGACCGGCGACAGCGGCGTGTACACCTGTGACGCACTGATCATCGCCACCGGTGCCAGCGCTCGCTACCTGGGCCTGCCGTCGGAAGAAGCGTTCATGGGCAAGGGCGTTTCCGCCTGCGCGACCTGCGACGGTTTCTTCTACCGCAACAAGCCGGTTGCCGTGGTCGGTGGCGGTAACACCGCCGTGGAAGAGGCGCTGTACCTGGCCAACATCGCCAGCAAAGTGACCCTGGTTCACCGTCGCGAAACCTTCCGCGCCGAGAAGATCCTGATCGACAAGCTGCACGCTCGCGTGGCCGAAGGCAAGATCGAGCTCAAGCTCAATTCGACCCTGGACGAAGTGCTGGGCGACAACATGGGCGTGACCGGCGCGCGCTTGAAGAACAACGACGGCAGCTTCGACGAGCTGAAAGTCGACGGCGTGTTCATCGCCATCGGCCACACCCCGAACACCGGCCTGTTCGAAGGTCAGTTGGCCTTGAAAGACGGCTACATGGTGGTCGCGGGCGGCCGTGAAGGCAACGCCACTGCCACCAGCGTGGAAGGCGTGTTCGCTGCCGGCGACGTGGCAGACCACGTATACCGCCAGGCCATCACCTCGGCCGGCGCCGGCTGCATGGCCGCCCTGGACGTTGAACGTTATCTGGACGGCCTGGCCAACGCACAGTTCTGA
- a CDS encoding glutathione peroxidase: MSIFHDLKLQALDGQELPLAPLKGKVVLVVNVASKCGLTPQYAALENLYQQFKDKGFSVLGLPCNQFAGQEPGTEQQIQEFCSLNYGVTFPLSSKLEVNGHDRHRLYQLLAGEGAEFPGDITWNFEKFLVGKDGRVLARFSPRTAPDEPAVVQAIEKALG; this comes from the coding sequence ATGAGTATTTTCCACGACCTTAAGTTGCAGGCCCTGGATGGCCAGGAGCTGCCCTTGGCGCCCTTGAAGGGCAAGGTGGTGCTGGTGGTGAACGTGGCCTCCAAATGCGGTCTGACACCGCAATACGCCGCCCTGGAAAACCTTTACCAGCAATTCAAAGACAAGGGCTTCAGCGTATTGGGCCTGCCGTGCAACCAGTTTGCTGGCCAGGAGCCGGGTACCGAACAGCAGATTCAGGAGTTTTGCAGCCTGAACTACGGCGTGACCTTTCCATTGAGCAGCAAGCTTGAGGTCAATGGGCACGATCGTCATCGCCTGTACCAATTATTGGCAGGCGAGGGCGCCGAGTTCCCTGGCGACATTACCTGGAACTTCGAGAAGTTCCTGGTGGGCAAGGATGGGCGGGTGTTGGCCAGGTTTTCGCCACGCACCGCGCCCGATGAGCCTGCGGTGGTGCAGGCCATCGAGAAAGCGCTGGGCTGA
- a CDS encoding acyltransferase, with amino-acid sequence MKDFLPPLRGVLASLLLALNTIVCCTPLFIVSLFKLCLPFPTAQRITDELMRHIHEAWISNNKGWMTLLNHTRWHVEGMQGLDYQHSYLITSNHQSWVDILVLQYVFNRKIRPLKFFLKQELIWVPVIGLAWWALGFPFMKRYSKAYLAKHPEKQGKDLETTRRTCAKFEGKPTAIFNFVEGTRFTEGKHKQQQSPFRYLLKPKAGGIAFVLDAMGEQLQSIVDVTLHYPHGRPGFWDLLCGRVKEVVVHIRETPIPAQFLGKSYDQDAQYRAEFQQWINRMWDEKDVQLGELHGRHD; translated from the coding sequence ATGAAGGACTTTTTACCGCCATTGCGAGGCGTGCTGGCCTCGCTGCTGCTGGCGCTCAACACCATCGTTTGCTGCACCCCGTTGTTCATCGTCAGCCTGTTCAAGCTGTGCCTGCCGTTCCCCACGGCGCAACGCATCACCGACGAACTGATGCGGCACATCCACGAGGCCTGGATCAGCAACAACAAAGGCTGGATGACCTTGCTCAACCACACCCGCTGGCACGTGGAGGGCATGCAGGGGCTGGACTACCAGCACTCCTACCTGATCACCAGCAACCACCAGAGTTGGGTCGACATCCTGGTGCTGCAGTACGTGTTCAACCGCAAGATCCGCCCGCTGAAGTTCTTCCTCAAGCAAGAGCTGATCTGGGTGCCGGTGATCGGCCTGGCCTGGTGGGCGCTGGGCTTCCCGTTCATGAAGCGCTACTCCAAGGCCTACCTGGCCAAGCACCCGGAAAAACAAGGCAAGGACCTGGAAACCACCCGCCGCACCTGTGCCAAGTTCGAAGGCAAACCCACGGCCATCTTCAACTTCGTCGAAGGCACGCGCTTTACCGAAGGCAAGCATAAGCAGCAGCAATCGCCATTTCGCTACCTGCTCAAACCCAAGGCCGGTGGCATCGCCTTTGTACTCGATGCCATGGGTGAGCAGTTGCAGTCGATCGTCGACGTGACGCTGCACTACCCCCACGGCCGCCCCGGTTTCTGGGACCTGCTGTGCGGTCGGGTCAAGGAAGTGGTGGTGCACATTCGCGAGACGCCGATCCCGGCGCAGTTCCTGGGCAAAAGCTATGATCAGGATGCGCAGTACCGGGCAGAGTTCCAGCAGTGGATCAACCGGATGTGGGATGAGAAGGACGTGCAGCTTGGGGAGTTGCACGGGCGGCATGACTGA
- the folX gene encoding dihydroneopterin triphosphate 2'-epimerase codes for MPQLEPGMARIRVKDLCLRTFIGINEDEILNKQDVLINLTILYAAQEAVRDNDIDHALNYRTITKAVIQHVEGNRFALLERLTQELLDLVMSNTAVLYAEVEVDKPHALRFAESVSITLAARR; via the coding sequence ATGCCACAACTGGAGCCAGGAATGGCGCGCATCCGGGTCAAGGACCTGTGCCTGCGCACCTTCATCGGAATCAACGAGGACGAGATCCTCAACAAGCAGGATGTGCTGATCAACCTGACCATCCTCTATGCGGCCCAGGAAGCGGTGCGTGACAACGACATCGACCACGCCCTGAACTACCGCACCATCACCAAGGCCGTGATCCAGCACGTGGAGGGCAACCGCTTTGCCCTGCTCGAACGCCTGACCCAGGAACTGCTGGACCTGGTGATGAGCAACACCGCCGTGCTGTACGCCGAAGTCGAAGTCGACAAACCCCATGCGCTGCGTTTTGCCGAGTCGGTGTCGATCACCCTCGCCGCACGCCGCTGA
- a CDS encoding NADH:flavin oxidoreductase — translation MSMPVKALFKPFNLGSLELPSRVVMAPMTRSFSPGGIPTAEVIEYYRRRAAAGVGLIVTEGTTVGHKAANGYPNVPRFYGVDALAGWKKVVEAVHAEGGKIMPQLWHVGAVRRLGTEPDGTVPGYGPVGKFKGDTEVVHGMTHQDIQDVIGAFAQAAADAKAIGMDGVEIHGAHGYLIDQFFWEGSNTRDDEYGGSLAKRSRFAVELIKAVRAATGPGFPIIFRFSQWKQQDYSARLVQTPEALGEFLQPLSDAGVDIFHCSTRRFWEPEFDGSDLNLAGWTRQLTGKPTITVGSVGLDGEFLQFMVDTDKVAQPASLDNLLKRLGNEEFDLVAVGRALLVDPDWAAKVRDGREQDILPFSREALTSLV, via the coding sequence ATCAGCATGCCGGTCAAAGCCCTGTTCAAACCCTTCAACCTGGGCTCGCTCGAGCTGCCAAGCCGCGTGGTCATGGCGCCGATGACCCGTTCGTTCTCGCCGGGCGGCATCCCCACCGCCGAGGTCATCGAATACTACCGCCGCCGCGCCGCTGCCGGGGTAGGCCTGATCGTGACCGAGGGCACCACCGTGGGCCACAAGGCCGCCAATGGCTACCCCAACGTGCCACGCTTCTACGGCGTTGACGCACTGGCTGGCTGGAAAAAAGTGGTGGAGGCGGTGCACGCCGAAGGTGGCAAGATCATGCCGCAACTGTGGCACGTGGGCGCAGTGCGACGCCTGGGCACTGAGCCCGATGGCACCGTGCCGGGGTATGGCCCGGTCGGCAAGTTCAAGGGTGACACCGAGGTGGTGCATGGCATGACCCACCAGGACATCCAGGACGTGATTGGCGCCTTCGCCCAGGCCGCTGCCGATGCCAAGGCCATCGGCATGGACGGCGTGGAGATCCATGGCGCCCACGGCTACCTGATCGATCAGTTCTTCTGGGAAGGCAGCAACACCCGTGACGACGAATACGGTGGCAGCCTGGCCAAGCGCTCGCGCTTTGCCGTGGAGTTGATCAAGGCCGTGCGCGCGGCAACGGGCCCGGGCTTCCCGATCATTTTCCGTTTCTCGCAGTGGAAGCAGCAGGACTACAGCGCCCGCCTGGTGCAGACGCCAGAAGCACTGGGGGAATTTTTGCAGCCGCTGTCTGACGCAGGCGTGGATATTTTCCACTGCTCCACACGTCGCTTCTGGGAGCCGGAATTCGACGGCTCCGACCTCAACCTGGCCGGCTGGACCCGCCAGTTGACCGGCAAGCCGACCATCACCGTGGGCAGCGTGGGCCTGGATGGCGAGTTCCTGCAGTTTATGGTCGACACCGACAAGGTCGCCCAACCGGCCAGCCTGGACAACCTGCTCAAGCGCCTGGGCAATGAAGAGTTTGACTTGGTCGCCGTGGGCCGTGCACTGCTGGTAGACCCTGACTGGGCGGCCAAGGTGCGTGATGGCCGTGAGCAAGACATCCTGCCGTTCAGCCGTGAAGCGTTGACGAGCCTGGTCTGA
- the cysZ gene encoding sulfate transporter CysZ yields the protein MQAPVLSGPQYLREGLKLVLSPGLRLFVLLPLAINLILFVGLIYFAGHAFGQWVDQLMPTLPGWLDFLSYILWPIFVALVVLMVFFTFTMVANIVAAPFNSFLAEKVEIVVRGKDEFPAFKWSELAGEVPRTMGREMRKLGYFLPRATGLFVLSLIPVVNIVAAPLWLLFGVWMMAIQYIDYPADNHKMSWQDMLAWLRQKRWQSLGFGGIVYLVLLIPVVNLLMMPAAVAGATLFWVRERS from the coding sequence ATGCAAGCCCCTGTACTGTCCGGCCCGCAATACCTGCGCGAAGGCCTGAAGCTGGTTCTGAGCCCCGGCCTGCGGCTGTTTGTACTGCTACCCCTGGCCATCAACCTGATTCTGTTCGTGGGGTTGATCTACTTTGCCGGCCACGCATTCGGCCAGTGGGTTGACCAGCTCATGCCCACCCTGCCCGGCTGGCTGGATTTTTTGAGCTATATCCTGTGGCCGATTTTTGTCGCCTTGGTGGTGTTGATGGTGTTTTTCACCTTCACCATGGTCGCCAACATCGTCGCCGCGCCGTTCAACAGTTTTCTCGCGGAAAAGGTCGAGATCGTTGTGCGCGGCAAGGACGAATTCCCCGCATTCAAATGGAGCGAGCTGGCCGGCGAAGTGCCGCGCACCATGGGCCGCGAAATGCGCAAGCTGGGCTACTTTTTGCCCCGGGCCACCGGCCTGTTCGTGCTGTCGCTGATCCCGGTGGTCAATATTGTCGCCGCCCCCCTGTGGCTGCTGTTTGGCGTGTGGATGATGGCCATCCAATACATCGACTACCCGGCCGACAACCACAAGATGAGCTGGCAGGACATGCTCGCCTGGCTGCGGCAAAAGCGCTGGCAGAGCCTGGGGTTTGGCGGGATCGTCTACCTGGTGCTGCTGATACCGGTGGTCAACCTGCTGATGATGCCGGCGGCCGTGGCCGGTGCCACGCTGTTTTGGGTGCGCGAGCGCAGCTGA
- a CDS encoding peroxiredoxin, producing the protein MSILVNKQAPDFDAAAVLGDGSIVDSFKLSSLRGKYVVLFFWPLDFTFVCPSEIIAHNNRMDKFRDLGVEVVGVSIDSQFTHHAWRSTPVAKGGIGEVQFTMVADVKHEITRAYGIEHEDGVALRASFLIDQQGVVQHQVVNNLPLGREVDEMVRLVEALQFTEQHGEVCPAGWRPGQKGMKADAQGVADYLAENASSL; encoded by the coding sequence ATGAGCATTCTGGTCAACAAGCAGGCCCCTGATTTCGACGCTGCCGCAGTACTGGGCGACGGTTCGATCGTCGACAGCTTCAAGCTCTCGTCCCTGCGTGGCAAGTACGTGGTGCTGTTTTTCTGGCCTCTGGACTTCACCTTCGTGTGCCCGTCCGAGATCATTGCGCACAACAACCGCATGGACAAATTCCGTGATCTGGGCGTTGAAGTGGTGGGCGTTTCCATCGATTCGCAGTTCACTCACCACGCCTGGCGCAGTACGCCGGTGGCAAAAGGCGGTATCGGCGAAGTCCAGTTCACCATGGTGGCCGACGTCAAGCACGAGATCACCCGTGCCTACGGCATCGAGCACGAAGACGGCGTGGCCCTGCGTGCCTCGTTCCTGATCGACCAGCAAGGCGTGGTGCAGCACCAGGTGGTGAACAACCTGCCGCTGGGCCGCGAAGTGGACGAGATGGTGCGCCTGGTCGAAGCCCTGCAGTTCACCGAACAGCACGGTGAAGTCTGCCCGGCTGGCTGGCGCCCAGGGCAAAAAGGCATGAAGGCCGACGCCCAGGGCGTGGCCGACTACCTGGCCGAGAACGCCAGCAGCCTGTAA
- a CDS encoding glycosyltransferase family 4 protein: MARPDTGVMRTSSLHITLVTETYAPEINGVANTLGRLSDGLRALGHRIEIVRPRQGEDLRQSSDADLMLCRGWPLPGYPGLQWGQSSMHKLLRRWKRQRPDVLYIATEGPLGFSALRAAKRLGIAVVSGFHTNFQQYSNEYGLGMLTRWVGHYLRWFHNRTRLTLVPSASQRDTLQRRGFERLALLARGVDSQLFQPSRRSDSLRAQWGLGPEDTALIHVGRLAAEKNLGLLKRTLHTLQLEHPLQRLKLIVVGDGPQKAVLAQQLPEAIFCGTQRGEALAEHYASGDIFLFPSLSETFGNVVLEALASGLGVVAYDEAAAAQHIRHGHNGALALPGDEEGFMDAASWLLEDSETLRRVRLNARQHASRQGWGAIVEQFESQLRGACAGTARDQQGIRPGSSTLHG, from the coding sequence ATCGCCAGGCCCGACACTGGCGTCATGAGAACTTCTTCGCTGCACATCACCCTGGTGACCGAAACCTACGCCCCGGAAATCAACGGCGTGGCCAACACCCTTGGGCGCCTCAGCGATGGCCTGCGTGCCTTGGGCCACCGCATCGAGATCGTTCGCCCCCGGCAAGGCGAAGACCTGCGCCAATCCAGCGACGCCGACCTGATGCTCTGCCGTGGCTGGCCATTGCCCGGCTACCCGGGGTTGCAATGGGGCCAGTCCTCGATGCACAAGCTGCTCAGGCGCTGGAAGCGTCAGCGCCCGGACGTGCTCTACATCGCCACCGAAGGCCCGCTGGGCTTCAGCGCACTGCGCGCGGCCAAACGCCTGGGCATCGCCGTGGTCAGCGGTTTCCACACCAATTTCCAGCAATACTCCAATGAGTATGGCCTAGGGATGCTGACCCGGTGGGTAGGGCACTATTTGCGCTGGTTTCACAACCGCACCCGGTTGACCCTGGTGCCCAGCGCCAGCCAGCGCGACACCTTGCAACGGCGTGGCTTCGAGCGCCTGGCCTTGCTGGCCCGCGGGGTGGACAGCCAGTTGTTCCAGCCGTCGCGACGCAGCGACAGCCTGCGCGCCCAATGGGGGCTGGGGCCAGAGGACACTGCGCTGATCCACGTCGGCCGGCTGGCAGCGGAAAAAAACCTGGGCCTGCTCAAGCGCACCTTGCACACCCTGCAACTGGAACACCCCCTGCAACGCCTGAAGTTGATCGTGGTGGGCGATGGCCCACAAAAGGCGGTGCTGGCCCAGCAACTGCCCGAAGCGATCTTCTGTGGTACGCAGCGCGGCGAAGCGCTGGCCGAGCACTATGCCTCGGGTGACATATTCCTGTTCCCCAGCCTGAGCGAAACCTTCGGCAACGTGGTGCTTGAAGCCCTGGCCTCAGGCCTTGGGGTGGTGGCCTACGACGAAGCCGCCGCCGCGCAGCACATACGCCACGGGCACAACGGCGCGCTAGCCTTGCCCGGCGATGAGGAGGGGTTCATGGATGCGGCCAGTTGGCTGCTGGAAGACAGCGAGACCCTGCGCCGGGTGCGCCTTAACGCGCGCCAGCATGCCAGCCGCCAAGGCTGGGGGGCGATTGTGGAGCAGTTCGAGAGCCAACTGCGCGGTGCCTGTGCCGGCACCGCGCGCGATCAGCAAGGGATCAGACCAGGCTCGTCAACGCTTCACGGCTGA
- a CDS encoding HopJ type III effector protein: MTDLNTLRNSLDSGEHLFADTLGFIAAHYDYTPQAFRNGEVENAAGQNEGSCKTVGLAVLEGLNDQQVLLAFGEHYRSVLATPEGSDHGNIRNLISHGLAGVMFDGEPLKRKA, translated from the coding sequence ATGACTGACTTGAACACCCTGCGTAACAGCCTGGACAGCGGCGAGCACTTGTTTGCCGATACCCTGGGGTTTATCGCGGCGCACTACGACTACACCCCGCAAGCGTTCCGCAACGGCGAGGTGGAAAACGCCGCCGGGCAAAACGAAGGCTCGTGCAAGACCGTCGGCCTGGCCGTACTGGAAGGCCTGAACGACCAGCAGGTACTGTTGGCGTTCGGCGAGCATTACCGCTCGGTACTGGCCACGCCAGAAGGCAGCGACCACGGCAACATCCGCAACCTGATCAGCCACGGCCTGGCCGGGGTGATGTTCGACGGCGAACCGCTCAAACGCAAGGCATAA
- a CDS encoding DUF1244 domain-containing protein, which produces MNDQQRLELEAAAFRRLVQHLDKRVDVQNIDLMNLAGFCRNCLSKWYKAEADERQIEVTLDEAREVVYGMPYAEWKNLHQKEASADQQAAFAKGKQHD; this is translated from the coding sequence ATGAACGATCAACAACGCCTGGAACTTGAGGCCGCGGCCTTCCGCCGCCTGGTCCAGCACCTGGACAAACGGGTGGATGTACAGAACATCGACCTGATGAACCTGGCCGGCTTCTGCCGCAACTGCCTGTCCAAATGGTACAAGGCCGAGGCAGACGAACGGCAGATCGAGGTGACCTTGGATGAGGCCCGCGAAGTCGTCTACGGCATGCCTTACGCCGAATGGAAAAACCTTCACCAGAAAGAAGCCAGCGCCGACCAACAAGCGGCGTTTGCCAAAGGAAAACAGCATGACTGA
- the pta gene encoding phosphate acetyltransferase, producing the protein MQTFFIAPTDFGVGLTSISLGLVRTLERAGLKVGFFKPIAQPHPGDTGPERSTELIARTHGLRPPKPLALAHVERMLGDGQLDELLEEIIALYQEAAVGKDVLIVEGMVPTRHASYAARVNLHLAKSLDAEVILVSAPENEVLAELSGRVELQAQLFGGPKDPKVLGVILNKVRTEETIEQFAARLKEHSPLLRSGDFRLLGCIPYQADLNAPRTRDVADLLGAQVINAGDYEQRRMSKIIICARTVLNTLQLLKPGVLVVTPGDRDDIILAVSLAALNGVPLAGLLLTSDTLPDPRIMDLCRGALQAGLPVLSVSTGSYDTANQLNQLNKEIPIDDRERAEIITDFVAGHLDAHWLHQRCGTPREMRLSPAVFRYQLIQRAQLANKRIVLPEGSEPMTVQAAAICQARGIARCVLLAKPEDVHAVARAQGIELPEGLEILDPERVRERYVEPMVALRKSKNLNAPMAEQQLEDNVVVGTMMLALDEVDGLVSGLVHSTANTIRPALQLIKTAPGCSLVSSVFFMLFPEQVLVYGDCVMNPHPSATELAEIARQSADSAEAFGIPARVAMISYSSGNSASGEEVEKVREATQLAQEAQRDLLIDGPLQYDAAANETIARQLAPDSQVAGRATVFVFPDLNTGNTTHKAVQRSADCVSLGPMLQGLRKPVNDLPRGAQVDDIVYTIALTAIQANRSAEFQDAP; encoded by the coding sequence ATGCAAACATTTTTTATCGCGCCGACCGATTTTGGCGTCGGCCTGACCTCCATCAGCCTGGGCCTGGTTCGCACCCTGGAGCGGGCTGGCCTGAAGGTCGGTTTTTTCAAGCCCATTGCCCAGCCACACCCAGGCGACACTGGCCCGGAGCGCTCAACTGAACTGATCGCCCGCACCCACGGCCTGCGCCCACCCAAGCCCTTGGCACTGGCCCACGTGGAGCGCATGCTCGGCGATGGCCAATTGGACGAGCTGCTGGAAGAGATCATCGCCCTGTATCAGGAAGCGGCCGTAGGCAAGGACGTGCTGATCGTCGAAGGCATGGTGCCCACCCGGCACGCCAGTTACGCCGCGCGGGTCAACCTGCACTTGGCCAAGAGCCTGGACGCCGAGGTGATTCTGGTGTCCGCGCCGGAAAACGAAGTACTGGCCGAACTGTCAGGCCGGGTGGAATTGCAGGCGCAATTGTTCGGTGGGCCGAAGGATCCGAAAGTGCTCGGGGTGATCCTCAACAAGGTGCGCACCGAAGAAACCATAGAGCAATTTGCCGCCCGCCTGAAAGAGCATTCACCGTTGCTGCGCAGTGGCGATTTCCGCCTGCTGGGCTGCATTCCCTACCAGGCCGACCTCAACGCGCCGCGCACGCGCGATGTCGCCGACCTGCTGGGTGCCCAGGTGATCAACGCCGGTGACTACGAGCAGCGGCGCATGTCCAAGATCATCATCTGCGCGCGTACCGTGCTCAACACCCTGCAGTTGCTCAAGCCGGGCGTGCTGGTGGTGACCCCGGGCGACCGCGACGACATCATCCTGGCCGTGAGCCTGGCCGCCCTCAATGGCGTGCCGTTGGCCGGCTTGCTGCTGACCAGCGACACCCTGCCAGACCCGCGCATCATGGACCTGTGCCGCGGCGCGCTGCAGGCCGGGCTGCCGGTGTTGTCGGTGAGCACGGGCTCCTATGACACGGCCAACCAGTTGAACCAACTGAACAAGGAAATCCCCATCGACGACCGCGAACGTGCCGAGATCATCACCGATTTCGTCGCCGGCCACCTCGATGCCCATTGGCTGCACCAGCGCTGCGGCACGCCACGGGAAATGCGCCTGTCGCCAGCGGTGTTCCGCTACCAGTTGATCCAACGGGCGCAATTGGCCAACAAGCGCATCGTGCTGCCCGAAGGCAGCGAGCCGATGACCGTGCAGGCCGCCGCCATCTGCCAGGCCCGCGGCATTGCCCGCTGCGTGCTGCTGGCCAAGCCTGAAGACGTGCACGCCGTTGCCCGTGCCCAAGGCATCGAATTGCCCGAAGGCCTGGAGATTCTCGACCCGGAACGGGTGCGCGAGCGCTATGTAGAACCGATGGTGGCCCTGCGCAAAAGCAAGAACCTGAACGCGCCGATGGCCGAGCAGCAATTGGAAGACAACGTGGTGGTGGGCACCATGATGCTGGCGCTGGACGAGGTCGACGGGCTGGTGTCGGGGCTGGTGCACTCCACCGCCAACACCATCCGCCCGGCCCTGCAACTGATCAAGACCGCGCCGGGTTGCAGCCTGGTGTCATCGGTGTTTTTCATGCTGTTCCCCGAGCAAGTGCTGGTGTACGGCGACTGCGTGATGAACCCGCACCCCAGCGCCACCGAGCTTGCGGAAATCGCCCGGCAAAGTGCCGACTCCGCCGAAGCCTTCGGCATCCCGGCCCGGGTGGCAATGATCAGCTACTCCAGCGGCAATTCGGCCAGCGGCGAAGAGGTGGAAAAAGTGCGCGAAGCCACGCAACTGGCCCAGGAAGCCCAGCGCGACTTGCTGATCGACGGCCCGCTGCAATACGACGCCGCCGCCAACGAAACCATCGCCCGCCAACTGGCGCCCGACAGCCAGGTAGCCGGCCGTGCCACGGTGTTCGTGTTCCCCGACCTGAACACCGGCAACACCACCCACAAGGCCGTGCAACGCAGCGCCGACTGCGTCAGCCTGGGCCCCATGCTGCAAGGCCTGCGCAAGCCGGTCAACGACCTGCCGCGCGGCGCCCAGGTCGACGACATCGTCTACACCATCGCCCTCACTGCCATCCAGGCCAACCGTAGCGCGGAATTTCAGGACGCCCCATGA
- a CDS encoding OmpA family protein translates to MFTATRVIIAATAVALLAGCASQNPYDNQGQAQGSSGMSKTAKYGGLGALAGAVAGAAIDHNNRGKGALIGAAVVGAGAAGYGYYADKQEAALRASMANTGVQVQREGDQIKLIMPGNITFATDSSAIAPSFYSPLNNLANSFKQFSQNSIEIVGYTDSTGSRQHNMDLSQARAQSVATYLTSQGVDGSHLSVRGAGPDQPIASNADANGRAQNRRVEVNLKPIPGQQYPQQ, encoded by the coding sequence ATGTTCACCGCCACTCGCGTGATTATTGCTGCCACCGCTGTTGCCTTGCTAGCCGGCTGTGCATCGCAAAACCCCTATGACAACCAGGGCCAGGCCCAAGGCTCCAGCGGCATGAGCAAGACCGCCAAGTATGGCGGCCTGGGCGCGCTGGCCGGTGCCGTGGCCGGTGCTGCCATCGACCACAACAACCGTGGCAAGGGCGCGCTGATTGGCGCCGCCGTGGTGGGTGCCGGCGCGGCCGGTTATGGCTACTACGCCGACAAGCAGGAAGCCGCCCTGCGCGCGAGCATGGCCAACACCGGCGTGCAGGTGCAACGTGAAGGCGATCAGATCAAGCTGATCATGCCGGGTAACATCACCTTCGCCACCGACTCGTCGGCCATCGCCCCAAGCTTCTATTCGCCGCTGAACAACCTGGCCAACTCGTTCAAACAGTTCAGCCAGAACAGCATCGAGATCGTCGGCTACACCGACAGCACCGGCAGCCGCCAGCACAACATGGACCTGTCCCAGGCCCGTGCGCAGAGCGTGGCCACCTACCTGACCTCGCAAGGCGTGGATGGCTCGCACCTGTCGGTGCGCGGCGCCGGCCCCGACCAGCCGATCGCCAGCAATGCCGACGCCAACGGCCGCGCGCAAAACCGTCGGGTAGAGGTGAACCTCAAGCCGATCCCTGGCCAGCAGTACCCGCAGCAGTAA
- a CDS encoding FKBP-type peptidyl-prolyl cis-trans isomerase: MLIAANKAVSIDYTLTNDAGEVIDSSAGGAPLVYLQGAGNIIPGLEKALEGKTVGDELQVAIEPEEAYGEYLAELVSTLSRSMFEGVDELEVGMQFHASAPDGQMQIVTIRDLDGDDVTVDGNHPLAGQRLNFKVKVIDIRDASQEEVAHGHVHGEGGHHH, from the coding sequence ATGCTGATCGCCGCCAACAAGGCTGTCTCCATCGACTATACCCTGACCAACGACGCTGGTGAGGTCATCGACAGCTCCGCCGGTGGCGCGCCACTGGTCTACCTGCAAGGCGCAGGCAACATCATCCCGGGCCTGGAAAAAGCCCTGGAAGGCAAAACCGTTGGTGACGAGCTGCAAGTTGCCATCGAGCCGGAAGAAGCCTACGGCGAGTACCTGGCCGAACTGGTCAGCACCCTGAGCCGCAGCATGTTCGAAGGCGTCGACGAACTGGAAGTGGGCATGCAGTTCCACGCATCCGCGCCAGACGGCCAAATGCAAATCGTCACCATTCGTGACCTGGACGGCGACGACGTCACCGTCGACGGCAACCATCCGCTGGCCGGCCAACGCCTGAACTTCAAGGTCAAGGTCATCGACATTCGCGATGCCAGCCAGGAAGAAGTTGCGCACGGCCACGTGCACGGCGAAGGTGGTCACCACCATTGA